The sequence CCGGGGTCTCCGGCTGGGCCGTCCTGCTGGCCACCACCATGCGTGACCACCGGCACTTCGGAAATCTCAAGGTGGGCACCATCGTGGATTGCCTGGCGGTTCCGGGACAGGAACACAGCGTGATTTGCGCTGCAACGGGTTTTCTTGAAGGACTTGATGTGGACTTGATCGTCAGCAACCAGTCTCATCGCAGCTGGCGCGCGGCGTTCGATCATGCTGGATTTCTTTCCGGGCCCACCAACCGGTTCTTTACTCCGTCACCCGATCTGGCGGGCCTGCTGGCGCCCTTCGACCAGAAGTTCCCGCTGACTCACCTTACTCGCGGTGACGGGGCGGGGCCGATCCACCTGTGACGGAGACATGCCCGCCGAGAATCTCTTCAAAACAAGCCGCCACTTTCTCCCACGAAAACTTTTCGCGTACCAGGCGAAGACCCGCTTCAGCCTGGCGGGCCCGCAATTCCGGATGCGCCAGCAACTCCACACAGGCGCCGGCGAACGCCTCCGGAGTGTCTGCGAGTCGGATGTCTTCAAGAGAAGTGACTGCCAATCCCTCGGCGCCGATCGTGGTTGAGACGACGGCAATCTCCGCTGCCATCGATTCGTAGACTTTCAGCCGCGTACCGCTTCCGATGCGGAGCGGCACAATGGAAACATCGGCATTCCACAGATACGGCCGTATATCTTCCACGGTGCCCGTGACCTGAACAAGGGGCTCGGCTGCGAGCGCGCGAATCGCCGCTGCTGGACGCCTTCCTGCAATCGTCAATGTGCACTGCGGGAAGCGGCGACGGATTAAGGGCAATACTTCGCGCACGAACCACACCATGCCGTCGATGTTCGGCATCCAGTCCATGGAACCGGCGAAGACCAATTTAGTGCTGGTGCTGTCGACGGGCGGGCCGCTGCGGGAGAAATACTCCACGTCGACTCCGGTGGGAATACTCGATACGTGGGAGATCCCGCTTAACTCGCGGAGCAGTTCGGCATCCGCCTCGGAAACGGTGATCACGTGAGTGGCTCGCCGGCAGGCGGCACGCTCGAATGCAAGCAGGCGCTTTGCCTGGCTGCGAAAGAAAGCGCGCCGAACCGGATCCGAGGCGCTCTCCGCATAGCGGCGCCAGATGACGGTCTCCACGTTGTGCTCGAACAGGACGAAGGGTTGGGTGGATGGCAGATTGACGACCGGCGTCAGAAAATCGCAAACGACGACGTCAAAATGTTCGACGGACAATACCTGTTCGATCAACTGCCGCGCCGCCGCCGACCGCTTCCGCGCTACCATCACCGGTAAATGCGAGAACAGCGCACCCGCGGTTTGGATCCAGAACCGCGCCGAAGCTCGCGGCGCGAGAACAAAGGGTACGGGCCACGCCTTGAAGCAATATTCAGAACTGCGGGCCAAAGCTTCGGGCGATCCATCATGCAAGGCGAGGTAGTGAATCTCGTGCCGTGTCCGCAAGCGCCGCAGCATTTCCAACGTGCGTATCTGGCCGCCCCGGGTGGTGGGATGCAGGGACCCTGAACTGTGCCAGAGGATCTTCACCGCGCCAGTGTAACGCCTCCGTCGGGAGCGCCACTTTCTTCCCTCTGAAACACGAGGCGGTCGCTAAGCAGAAAATTCACCAGCGCGCAGACTCCGATCGCCAGAACGTTGGAGGCCATGGCATTGAATTTGAGCTGCCCGACTAGCCAGCGCATCAGTAGCAGGTTGCCGATGATCGAAACCGCTCCGTTCGTAGCATTGAAACGGGCCAGCCGGGCGAGCGAGTGCGTCCATCGCAGCGCCGGACGGTCTGTCCAGGTAAAGCGCTCGTGCCATAGGAAATTGTGTAGGACCGCGGTTTCAACCGCCATGGCTGTAGCCATCAGGTAGTCCAGATGCAGAAGAGACCGGTAGATGGTCAGCGCCAGAAGTTGCACGGCGATCCCGATTCCGCCTACGAGATTGAATTTCAGCCAGCGGGATAGAGCCTGCCGGGCCTTGCCCGGCTTGGATGGGTCAGAGACCCGTCCCCACATGTTTGCTTTTTTGAGCCCCATCAGCGGACTCATCCAATTCTCTCTTCCCGATAGAGTCGGACAGTGTTCTTGATCGTGACAACGATCAACATGGCCGCCATCCCCACCAGGCCGATCGCGCCGGACACGTCGAACAGCCGATAGTGTCCGCGAACCACCCACGCCCACCGGAACAGCGCGAGGTTGCCGACAGCGAGCAGGATGCGCAATTCCGTCGGACCAAAATGCCAGAACGAAAGATGAAATTCACCGAGCGTGTAGGTGGCGAGGTAGGACTGGATCGAGAGCAGCAGAAACGCAACCAGCAATCCGGTGGCGATGCCGGGATGCATGTATCCCGAAAGAGCGAGCCCGCCCATCATCGCGACCGAGCCGATCGAGTCGATGACGTGATCCACATAGAAGCCATAGCGCGGACGCTGCTGCTGGCGAACGCGGGCGAGCGTGCCATCCAGACTGTCCCCGAACCAGTTCACCGCGAGGCAGACGATAGCCGCGAGCAACATCCGTCGGTCCCGGGCGGCCAAGGCGTAGCAGACGCCGGTTGCGATCTGCGCCGCGAATCCCAGCAGTGTCAGTTGGTCAGAACTGACCCAGGCCGGCATGTGTTCCGCGATCCATATCAGCGCGCGTTTTTCGGCCGTCGCCAGGAAACTGCCATGAACCCGTGTGGCCTGCTTGAATCCAGCGCGGCGTGCTTCGGCGAGTGTCCGGGGATTGGCTTGTTCCGCAAAATCGGTGAGAGATGTTGCCATGAGTGCCTCCGAGATGGAGGCAGAATGAGGCTCGGGCAGCGGGATGACAATGCACAGAGGGTAAAACGGATGTCAAGCGCTATCTGCTGTTTTATGAATGAATTACAGTGGGATATCGACTCGCCGAAAGAGGCTATTTAGGCCCGGATTTCTTATTCCGGATTTCTCAGTTAAGAACTGTCATCCCGAGCGAAGCGAGGGATCTGCAGTTCGCGGCAGATACAGATCCCTCGCTTCGCTCGGGATGACAGAATCTAAGGAAGGTTCACAGATGGTCGGCGTTCGACATGAGACCTAAATGGCCTCCCCGATCGCCGCCCGCAGTTGATCTACCGCCCACCCAATCTGCTCGGCTGCAATCACGGCCGGGGGCGCAATCAACAGGTGGTCGCCGGAGATTCCGTCGATGCATCCCTGCATCGGATACACCAGCAGTCCGCGCTTGCGGCAGCCTTGGCCAACGAGTCCTGCGAAATTTTTCTCCGCCGAAAACGGTTGCTTAGTTTTTTTGTCGCGGACGATTTCCACGGCCCACAACAAGCCTAGGCCTCGGACGTCACCAACGGCGTCGAGATCGCCCAGACTTTCTAGTGCAGCTTTGAGTGTCGAAGCTATGGTGCCTTCAAGACTCGAATCCGCCGCACGCACCAGATTCAGCGTTTTCATCCGGTGCAGCACCGCCCGCCCCACCGCCACCGATACCGGATGCGCGTTGTAAGTAAAGCCGTGCAGGAAGGCACCGGCGCCGGGTCCATCGGCAATCGCATCGACAACTTTTTTGCTGGCGATGACTGCGCCGAGCGGCGCGTATCCCGAAGAAACGCCTTTCGCGGCGACGATGATGTCCGGCGCAACCTGCCAGTGCTCGACCGCAAAGTTGCGCCCCGTGCGGCCCATGCCGGTCATCACTTCGTCGGCAATCAGCAGGACGCCGTGACGTTGGCAAATTTCCGCGACACTCTGCAGGTATCCGGGCGGCGGAGTGACGGCTCCGAGTGTCGCTCCGCTCATGGGCTCGAAAATAAAAGCGGCGGCCTGGCCGTCCGCGGCGACGATCGCGTTTTCAAGTTCAGCGGCGTATTGCTGGCCGCAATTGCGGCAACCGTCCGCGCAGTCGAAGTCGCAGCGATAGCAGTAAGGAATCCCGATGTGGGCGAACTCACGCACCATCGGCAGATACATCTCTCGCCGTTTCTTGTTACCGGAAACCGCGAGCGCTCCCAGCGTCGATCCGTGATAGCTCTGATTGCGGCTCAGGACCTGATAGCGTCTTGTCTGGCCGATTTCCACCTGATATTGCCGCGCGAGCTTCAACGCGGTCTCGATCGATTCCGATCCGCCACAGGTGAAGTACACCGCGCCGCCGCGGAAGTGCGGGCCGGCAAACTCCAGCATCTCGGCAGCAAATTCCTCTGCCACCGGTGTCGTGAACTGGCTGGTGTGGACAAACTCAAGCTGGCGCGCCTGCTCCAGCATCGC is a genomic window of Acidobacteriota bacterium containing:
- a CDS encoding GtrA family protein; amino-acid sequence: MSPLMGLKKANMWGRVSDPSKPGKARQALSRWLKFNLVGGIGIAVQLLALTIYRSLLHLDYLMATAMAVETAVLHNFLWHERFTWTDRPALRWTHSLARLARFNATNGAVSIIGNLLLMRWLVGQLKFNAMASNVLAIGVCALVNFLLSDRLVFQREESGAPDGGVTLAR
- a CDS encoding CDP-alcohol phosphatidyltransferase family protein, with translation MATSLTDFAEQANPRTLAEARRAGFKQATRVHGSFLATAEKRALIWIAEHMPAWVSSDQLTLLGFAAQIATGVCYALAARDRRMLLAAIVCLAVNWFGDSLDGTLARVRQQQRPRYGFYVDHVIDSIGSVAMMGGLALSGYMHPGIATGLLVAFLLLSIQSYLATYTLGEFHLSFWHFGPTELRILLAVGNLALFRWAWVVRGHYRLFDVSGAIGLVGMAAMLIVVTIKNTVRLYREERIG
- a CDS encoding glycosyltransferase; the protein is MKILWHSSGSLHPTTRGGQIRTLEMLRRLRTRHEIHYLALHDGSPEALARSSEYCFKAWPVPFVLAPRASARFWIQTAGALFSHLPVMVARKRSAAARQLIEQVLSVEHFDVVVCDFLTPVVNLPSTQPFVLFEHNVETVIWRRYAESASDPVRRAFFRSQAKRLLAFERAACRRATHVITVSEADAELLRELSGISHVSSIPTGVDVEYFSRSGPPVDSTSTKLVFAGSMDWMPNIDGMVWFVREVLPLIRRRFPQCTLTIAGRRPAAAIRALAAEPLVQVTGTVEDIRPYLWNADVSIVPLRIGSGTRLKVYESMAAEIAVVSTTIGAEGLAVTSLEDIRLADTPEAFAGACVELLAHPELRARQAEAGLRLVREKFSWEKVAACFEEILGGHVSVTGGSAPPRHRE
- a CDS encoding aminotransferase class III-fold pyridoxal phosphate-dependent enzyme — encoded protein: MTRPDQNFRTPVLRRSFRKPYPAAVRGEGVYVWDADEHRYLDFSGSAAVNFIGHGVREIGDAMLEQARQLEFVHTSQFTTPVAEEFAAEMLEFAGPHFRGGAVYFTCGGSESIETALKLARQYQVEIGQTRRYQVLSRNQSYHGSTLGALAVSGNKKRREMYLPMVREFAHIGIPYCYRCDFDCADGCRNCGQQYAAELENAIVAADGQAAAFIFEPMSGATLGAVTPPPGYLQSVAEICQRHGVLLIADEVMTGMGRTGRNFAVEHWQVAPDIIVAAKGVSSGYAPLGAVIASKKVVDAIADGPGAGAFLHGFTYNAHPVSVAVGRAVLHRMKTLNLVRAADSSLEGTIASTLKAALESLGDLDAVGDVRGLGLLWAVEIVRDKKTKQPFSAEKNFAGLVGQGCRKRGLLVYPMQGCIDGISGDHLLIAPPAVIAAEQIGWAVDQLRAAIGEAI